One segment of Neobacillus endophyticus DNA contains the following:
- a CDS encoding response regulator transcription factor encodes MAHILIVDDDPHIRELIGVFLSAEGMSTLEAADGEEALVKMESEKVDLIILDIMMPKMDGWEFCREVRTYYSETLPILMLTAKGETNQKVKGFDMGTDDYMVKPFAAAELVARVKALLKRAHITLSNKIELGHVVIDRASYKVHDGFDDRTLPLKEFELLFKLAAHPGKTFSREQLIKDIWGFDYEGDERTVDVHIKRLRQRFSQPDCPFKITTIRGLGYRLEVIK; translated from the coding sequence ATGGCTCATATATTAATCGTAGATGACGATCCTCATATTCGAGAACTTATTGGCGTCTTTCTTTCTGCTGAGGGGATGTCTACACTTGAAGCAGCTGACGGGGAAGAAGCACTGGTAAAAATGGAATCTGAAAAAGTTGATTTAATTATTCTTGATATTATGATGCCAAAAATGGATGGCTGGGAATTTTGCCGTGAAGTACGAACCTATTATTCGGAAACACTGCCGATCTTAATGTTAACGGCAAAGGGGGAAACAAACCAAAAGGTCAAAGGCTTTGACATGGGGACAGATGATTATATGGTCAAGCCATTTGCGGCAGCTGAGTTAGTGGCCCGTGTAAAGGCATTGCTTAAGCGTGCCCACATCACACTTTCAAATAAAATTGAGCTTGGCCATGTGGTCATTGATCGTGCCTCCTACAAAGTGCATGACGGATTTGACGATAGGACTCTGCCGCTAAAGGAATTTGAATTATTGTTTAAACTAGCGGCCCATCCAGGGAAAACTTTTTCCAGGGAACAATTAATTAAAGATATTTGGGGCTTTGATTATGAAGGGGATGAGCGAACGGTAGATGTACATATCAAAAGACTTCGTCAACGTTTTTCGCAACCTGATTGCCCATTTAAAATCACAACCATCCGCGGTCTTGGCTATCGACTGGAGGTTATTAAATGA
- a CDS encoding site-2 protease family protein encodes MKNRNIKTGGKKTPLGILAAFGALLLGKFKFVFIILKFLKLHTLVSLVIYLGTYAYIYGWKFAVALVYLLFVHEMGHVYAAKRIKLPVSSAIFIPFIGAAVALKELPKSAKDESFVAYMGPLFGLISFLPAIPLYLYTHEPFWAIVIILGGLLNLFNLIPITPLDGGRIAAGISTKLWGLGIVLLLAFSIKYLSFMGFIIVILGSTQWYRIYKKQKRLHDDQQKVQELEQLIIKLKQAAHDLDALQEMVKTAPCKEANQEMTKLFNTLNLEIEKRKKDLYLQQLSGAQTWGEEEGHNHQQVFESIIHQLEEKCSDFKKDVQRTETYYKTSKKTKVQLFLIYIGLVAALSISYYYGNEILLNHPEIRNAMHK; translated from the coding sequence TTGAAGAACAGAAACATAAAGACCGGCGGTAAGAAAACCCCGCTAGGGATATTAGCTGCGTTTGGAGCCCTTCTATTAGGTAAATTTAAATTTGTTTTCATCATTCTTAAGTTTTTAAAGCTTCATACACTTGTGAGCCTGGTGATTTATTTGGGAACCTATGCTTATATTTACGGGTGGAAGTTTGCCGTTGCTCTTGTTTATCTATTGTTTGTTCACGAAATGGGACATGTGTATGCTGCTAAAAGGATTAAGCTTCCTGTTAGTTCAGCCATATTTATTCCTTTTATCGGGGCGGCTGTGGCTCTGAAGGAACTGCCTAAAAGTGCAAAGGATGAGAGTTTTGTAGCATATATGGGCCCTTTATTCGGATTGATCTCCTTTTTACCTGCCATTCCATTGTATTTATATACTCATGAACCCTTCTGGGCAATTGTCATTATTTTGGGCGGGCTCCTCAACCTATTTAATTTAATTCCGATTACCCCTTTAGATGGCGGAAGAATTGCAGCAGGTATTAGTACAAAGCTATGGGGACTGGGAATTGTATTATTATTGGCCTTTTCAATAAAATACCTTAGCTTCATGGGGTTTATTATTGTCATCCTTGGTTCAACCCAATGGTACAGAATATATAAAAAACAAAAAAGGCTGCATGATGATCAGCAGAAAGTTCAAGAACTTGAACAATTGATAATTAAATTAAAGCAAGCAGCACATGATTTAGATGCCCTTCAAGAAATGGTGAAAACGGCACCATGCAAAGAGGCAAATCAGGAAATGACTAAACTCTTTAACACCCTCAATTTAGAAATTGAAAAAAGGAAAAAGGATCTTTATCTCCAACAATTATCTGGCGCTCAAACATGGGGTGAAGAAGAAGGGCATAACCATCAGCAGGTGTTTGAAAGTATTATCCACCAATTAGAAGAAAAATGTTCAGACTTTAAAAAAGACGTCCAAAGAACAGAAACCTATTACAAAACAAGCAAAAAAACAAAAGTTCAATTATTTCTCATTTATATCGGCCTCGTTGCAGCTTTGTCGATAAGTTATTATTATGGCAATGAAATTCTCCTGAACCATCCGGAAATAAGAAATGCTATGCATAAATAA
- a CDS encoding sensor histidine kinase, protein MKRSDRMKRLLWITEVIFALLICWSLVYVLAAWFYNRIGYSPSAYYQQVINSLAGFFLFGLVMYIVSKLGIIEERQNKFLLPIIDAMKMMAEGNFNIDLSFYNKQMDSPNHPYYQIVQSIKHAAEQLGETEQMRQEFISNVSHEIQSPLTSISGFAHALKNAELRPEERNHYLHIIETECMRLSKLSENLLKLTTLESDQLPFERKSYRLDHQIRRIILACEVKWVEKDIEMNVDLPRLMVSADEELMEQVWTNLIYNSIKFTPEKGSISVALFELDQEHISIIITDTGIGMDKETQMHAFERFYKGDKSRNRTFGGNGLGLSIVKKIIELHQGEIHIHSELGEGTEVTVTIPKSDGGQGREGFDTSL, encoded by the coding sequence ATGAAGCGATCCGATCGGATGAAAAGACTATTATGGATCACAGAGGTAATCTTCGCTTTACTGATATGCTGGTCTTTAGTGTATGTTTTGGCTGCCTGGTTTTATAACCGAATTGGCTACAGTCCAAGTGCCTATTACCAGCAGGTGATCAATTCATTGGCGGGATTTTTTCTGTTTGGATTAGTGATGTACATAGTTTCGAAGTTGGGCATAATAGAAGAAAGACAAAATAAATTTCTACTGCCCATCATTGATGCCATGAAAATGATGGCTGAAGGGAATTTTAATATTGACTTATCTTTTTACAATAAACAAATGGATTCCCCCAACCATCCTTATTACCAAATTGTCCAAAGTATTAAGCATGCAGCAGAGCAGCTGGGAGAAACGGAACAAATGCGTCAGGAATTTATCTCCAACGTATCACACGAAATTCAATCACCATTAACCTCTATTAGTGGGTTTGCCCATGCATTAAAGAATGCGGAGCTACGGCCGGAAGAGCGAAACCATTATCTCCATATCATTGAAACAGAATGCATGCGTCTTTCAAAATTAAGTGAAAACCTGTTGAAACTGACGACACTGGAATCCGATCAGCTGCCCTTTGAGCGAAAAAGCTATCGCCTGGATCACCAAATTCGTCGTATTATCCTTGCATGTGAAGTGAAATGGGTAGAAAAGGATATCGAAATGAATGTGGATCTCCCAAGGTTAATGGTTTCTGCTGATGAAGAGCTGATGGAGCAGGTCTGGACCAATTTAATTTACAACAGCATTAAGTTTACACCTGAAAAGGGCTCTATATCTGTTGCCCTTTTTGAACTAGATCAGGAGCATATTTCCATTATCATAACGGACACAGGGATTGGCATGGATAAAGAAACACAAATGCATGCCTTTGAGCGATTTTATAAAGGGGACAAATCCCGTAACCGTACCTTTGGCGGAAATGGTCTCGGCCTGTCCATTGTTAAGAAAATTATCGAGCTCCATCAAGGAGAAATTCATATTCATAGCGAACTGGGAGAGGGTACGGAGGTGACTGTAACCATTCCAAAAAGCGATGGCGGCCAAGGCAGAGAAGGGTTCGATACTTCGCTATAG
- a CDS encoding anti-repressor SinI family protein codes for MDHNEIDTEWLKLIIEARTLGITIDEIREFLTSSD; via the coding sequence ATGGATCATAATGAAATAGACACAGAATGGCTAAAATTAATCATCGAAGCTCGAACATTAGGCATAACGATAGATGAAATACGAGAATTTTTAACAAGCTCTGATTAA
- the lepB gene encoding signal peptidase I has protein sequence MKKYKDWIIFLVVLILLTIGIRSVVATNKVDGESMLPSFQNNEMVLNEHITNKFHPPTYNQVVIVDVGTMKIIKRVVGLPGDTLEIKNGSLYRNGKVVNEPYILEKMANTEPYSTPYDLLHKAYTVPQGRIFVMGDNRNISEDSRYFGPFKYSQIKGEVIAEIFPKPTWWMYLIYLGIFGLFIWGFIPSKKNKSNENKSIA, from the coding sequence ATGAAGAAATATAAAGATTGGATTATTTTCCTCGTCGTACTAATCTTGCTTACCATCGGGATTCGATCGGTGGTTGCTACCAATAAAGTAGATGGAGAATCCATGCTTCCGAGCTTCCAGAACAATGAAATGGTGTTAAACGAACATATCACTAACAAGTTTCATCCGCCAACCTATAATCAGGTGGTCATCGTGGATGTTGGCACCATGAAAATTATTAAACGGGTTGTTGGATTGCCTGGTGATACATTAGAAATTAAAAATGGCAGCCTATACCGTAACGGAAAAGTAGTAAATGAGCCGTATATTCTTGAAAAAATGGCCAACACCGAACCTTACAGCACTCCGTATGATTTATTGCATAAGGCATATACCGTTCCTCAGGGCCGTATATTTGTAATGGGAGACAATCGAAACATCAGCGAAGACAGCCGTTATTTCGGACCTTTCAAGTACTCCCAGATTAAAGGGGAAGTGATTGCAGAGATCTTCCCTAAGCCAACCTGGTGGATGTATTTAATCTATCTTGGCATTTTCGGTTTATTTATTTGGGGATTCATCCCAAGCAAGAAAAATAAATCGAACGAAAATAAAAGCATTGCCTAA
- a CDS encoding MBL fold metallo-hydrolase has translation MEKFICSTCGIQFPLSKEPPPTCLICQEERQYVNPMGQSWTTLEKMLLEKKYKNEILQEEDGLYSITTKPNFAIGQTAYLVQDKGFPILWDCITYLDEITLTEIKRLGGVQAIALSHPHYYSTQVEWAEALGVPIYIHEDDQQWVTRPSEHIKFWTGENLPLSEGLTLHRLGGHFKGGTVLHWANNQAGNGILLTGDIIQVVADPHWVSFMYSYPNLIPLPAKKVAEIAEKVRELKFERLYNAFHRVVKEKANEAVNKSAERYIAALEGKLFET, from the coding sequence ATGGAGAAATTCATTTGCTCTACCTGTGGTATTCAATTTCCTTTATCAAAAGAGCCGCCTCCAACATGCCTAATCTGTCAAGAGGAACGGCAATATGTGAATCCAATGGGCCAATCCTGGACAACGTTAGAAAAGATGTTGCTAGAAAAGAAGTATAAAAATGAAATTCTCCAAGAAGAAGACGGTTTATACAGTATTACCACTAAACCTAATTTTGCTATCGGTCAAACGGCATATCTCGTTCAGGATAAAGGGTTTCCTATTCTGTGGGATTGTATTACCTATCTGGATGAAATTACGCTAACCGAGATTAAGAGATTGGGAGGGGTTCAGGCTATTGCTTTATCCCACCCACATTATTATTCAACACAAGTGGAATGGGCGGAGGCACTGGGTGTTCCTATTTACATTCATGAAGATGATCAGCAATGGGTAACGCGGCCAAGTGAGCACATCAAATTTTGGACTGGAGAAAACCTTCCATTGTCAGAGGGACTTACCCTTCATCGTCTAGGGGGGCATTTTAAAGGGGGCACGGTCCTCCACTGGGCGAATAACCAAGCGGGCAATGGCATCCTTCTGACTGGTGACATTATCCAGGTAGTAGCTGACCCACATTGGGTGAGTTTTATGTACAGCTATCCTAACCTCATTCCGCTGCCGGCTAAGAAAGTAGCCGAGATAGCGGAAAAAGTTAGAGAACTCAAATTTGAAAGGTTATATAATGCATTCCATCGTGTGGTAAAAGAAAAAGCGAATGAAGCTGTAAACAAATCAGCTGAAAGATATATTGCCGCACTTGAAGGTAAATTATTTGAAACGTAA
- a CDS encoding two-component system sensor histidine kinase NtrB, translating to MTLHIDSKKIDFHQLVENSLNSIWIVNLEGEILYCNRASLSLLKLPSTNEIISKCYWRFLLPDFHEESKERLKKVLENKEIFRVEVQMVCGDGEIIDVEVITNPFYLENQIFAQVTMQNITQRKLAEKLLNDNGKLVAVGQIAAGIAHEVKNPLTSVKGFLQLLKEVNSHPYIDIMDTELTNALNTIKDLLQVAKPDLHHEPAVPIDFCKELDSIISLFQDRFYDVEIELDLKESVTAFIGKRNLFQKAFFNLIKNALEAMDNKGKIRIEHFVKDEWIHIKISDTGMGIPEEKLQLLGTPFFSSKVDGTGLGLTQVYTTVHEHHGIIVVQSEVGKGTTFHIQLPSSS from the coding sequence TTGACGCTGCATATTGATTCTAAAAAAATAGATTTTCATCAGTTGGTGGAAAATTCCCTTAACTCCATTTGGATCGTTAACCTGGAGGGGGAGATTCTTTACTGTAATAGAGCGAGTTTGAGTTTGCTTAAATTACCTAGCACCAACGAAATAATTTCAAAGTGTTATTGGCGTTTTCTTCTTCCTGATTTCCATGAGGAAAGCAAGGAACGTCTCAAAAAGGTACTTGAAAATAAAGAAATATTTAGAGTAGAAGTCCAAATGGTTTGTGGGGATGGAGAAATCATTGATGTTGAAGTCATCACAAATCCTTTCTATCTGGAAAATCAAATTTTTGCACAAGTTACCATGCAAAACATTACGCAGCGTAAATTAGCGGAAAAACTTTTGAATGATAATGGAAAATTGGTCGCAGTCGGACAAATTGCAGCAGGAATTGCCCATGAAGTAAAAAACCCCCTTACATCTGTAAAAGGATTTTTACAATTATTAAAGGAAGTAAATTCACATCCTTATATCGATATAATGGATACCGAATTAACAAACGCATTAAATACAATTAAAGACTTATTGCAGGTTGCCAAACCGGATTTGCATCATGAACCCGCCGTTCCGATTGATTTTTGTAAGGAATTGGATTCTATTATTTCCTTATTTCAGGACAGATTTTACGATGTAGAAATAGAATTGGACTTAAAGGAATCAGTTACTGCGTTTATTGGAAAGAGAAACCTATTTCAAAAAGCCTTTTTCAATCTAATTAAGAATGCCCTTGAGGCGATGGACAATAAAGGGAAAATAAGAATCGAGCACTTTGTTAAGGATGAGTGGATCCATATAAAAATAAGTGACACCGGAATGGGTATACCTGAAGAAAAACTACAGTTGCTTGGAACACCTTTCTTTTCCAGTAAAGTAGATGGAACAGGTCTTGGTCTAACACAAGTATATACAACCGTTCATGAACATCATGGAATCATTGTGGTTCAGAGTGAAGTTGGAAAAGGGACTACTTTTCACATTCAACTTCCTTCTAGTTCTTGA
- a CDS encoding class I SAM-dependent methyltransferase, whose protein sequence is MISQSKSSIIQKFNEDANQYDAQRSKLIPCFDDFYSIPISILNTQTTRPTALDIGSGTGLFSSFLLRKYPEAKLTLIDISEKMIDIARERFTHVSNIQYIVDDYTSHEFTSKFDIIISSLSIHHLTDAEKRNLYHLAFLLLNEGGIFINADQVLGQTPFLDDLYKTDWKNKVENSGLSEKEIHAAYERTSLDKMSTLADQLNWLKESGFKDVDCVYKYFNFVVLFGRK, encoded by the coding sequence ATGATTTCCCAATCAAAGAGTTCCATTATCCAAAAATTTAATGAAGACGCCAATCAATACGATGCCCAAAGGAGTAAATTAATACCATGCTTTGATGATTTTTATTCGATTCCCATTTCCATCCTAAACACCCAAACCACAAGGCCAACCGCCCTTGATATTGGATCAGGAACTGGGTTATTTTCTTCCTTTTTACTGAGAAAATATCCTGAAGCCAAACTGACTCTCATTGATATTTCTGAAAAAATGATAGACATTGCAAGGGAGCGCTTTACTCATGTTTCCAATATCCAATATATCGTGGATGATTATACATCCCATGAATTTACCAGTAAATTTGATATCATCATTTCCTCCTTATCCATCCACCACTTAACAGATGCTGAAAAAAGGAACTTATACCATCTTGCTTTTTTATTGTTAAATGAAGGTGGCATTTTCATTAATGCCGACCAAGTTTTAGGACAAACTCCGTTTCTCGATGACCTTTATAAAACGGATTGGAAAAACAAAGTAGAGAATAGCGGTTTATCAGAGAAAGAAATTCATGCTGCTTATGAACGGACCTCGTTAGACAAAATGTCCACCTTAGCAGATCAACTGAACTGGTTAAAAGAAAGTGGATTTAAAGATGTTGACTGTGTTTACAAATACTTTAATTTCGTTGTCTTATTCGGAAGAAAATAA
- a CDS encoding flavodoxin family protein yields the protein MTIAVIYGGTRQNGNHELLTERAVQGIVTEEIYLRDHTILPIEDMRHSPEGFQDRSDDYNTIIDRILPHDILVFSTPIYWYSMSGTMKNFIDRWSQTLRDAKYPDFKNKMASKKAFVIAVGGDDPAMKGLPMIQQFKYIFDFMGIEFGGYILGEGNKPGDVLQDQEALFAASQLNLKLKD from the coding sequence ATGACAATAGCCGTCATCTACGGGGGAACCCGTCAAAATGGAAATCATGAATTATTAACGGAGCGCGCTGTTCAAGGAATTGTGACAGAGGAAATTTATCTAAGGGATCATACCATCCTCCCAATTGAGGATATGCGCCATTCACCAGAAGGATTTCAGGATCGAAGTGATGATTATAACACCATCATTGACCGGATTTTGCCGCATGACATTTTAGTGTTTTCCACCCCCATCTATTGGTACAGCATGTCCGGCACTATGAAAAACTTTATTGATCGGTGGTCCCAAACATTACGGGATGCAAAATATCCTGATTTTAAAAATAAAATGGCGTCCAAGAAGGCCTTTGTGATAGCGGTTGGAGGGGACGATCCGGCAATGAAAGGTCTTCCCATGATTCAGCAGTTTAAGTATATCTTCGATTTTATGGGAATTGAGTTTGGCGGATATATTCTCGGAGAAGGAAACAAACCTGGCGACGTATTGCAGGACCAAGAAGCACTTTTTGCTGCCTCGCAGCTCAATCTTAAGTTAAAGGACTAG
- a CDS encoding polysaccharide deacetylase family protein codes for MRKIAFITLLLLMSFVNTSVSAANREEHEKTGQVIWEVKTKEKLVALTFDDGPHPFITPQILDILAKYHAKATFFVTGLKAEQYPELIKREVAEGHEIANHTYDHIPHNELSPRILSKEIQKADTAIQKITGVTPFLFRPVGGHFDDWVIKSAVKQQKTVVLWTWGQDSRDWKNPPANKICSSILNGVKPGNIILFHDWHGAETSKRCTTTAALTNILDYLQRNGYQCVTVSDMLFRTSQIIPDLSELHP; via the coding sequence ATGAGAAAAATAGCATTTATTACACTTCTTTTGTTGATGTCATTTGTTAATACATCCGTGTCTGCAGCCAATCGCGAGGAACATGAAAAAACCGGACAGGTCATTTGGGAAGTAAAGACAAAGGAAAAACTGGTCGCTCTCACGTTTGACGACGGACCGCATCCTTTTATTACGCCGCAAATATTAGATATTCTTGCAAAATATCATGCAAAAGCTACTTTTTTTGTAACTGGGCTCAAAGCGGAACAATACCCTGAACTCATCAAGAGGGAAGTGGCTGAAGGACATGAAATTGCCAATCATACGTATGATCATATCCCGCACAATGAACTGTCGCCACGCATTTTATCGAAGGAAATTCAAAAGGCGGATACAGCCATTCAAAAAATTACCGGGGTAACACCATTCCTTTTCCGTCCTGTTGGCGGGCATTTCGATGACTGGGTCATTAAATCGGCTGTCAAACAACAGAAGACGGTGGTTTTATGGACATGGGGGCAGGATTCCCGGGATTGGAAGAACCCGCCTGCAAACAAAATATGCTCCTCCATTCTAAACGGAGTAAAGCCAGGGAATATCATCTTATTTCACGATTGGCATGGCGCTGAAACTTCTAAAAGGTGTACTACGACAGCGGCACTAACAAACATATTGGATTATCTGCAAAGAAACGGATACCAATGTGTCACCGTGTCAGACATGCTATTTCGGACGTCCCAAATCATACCGGATCTATCCGAACTTCACCCTTAA
- a CDS encoding LysR family transcriptional regulator, translating to MEIKWMKTFVVTAKYENFRKTSEELFLTQPAVTKHIKRLEETLNIHLFERNGNKVALTPAGHRFYTYAKELVEKYERGMEEFEAWKQGYSRKLVIAAAPQIASSFLPAMLRTFMDENPDIEVVINVLKSYDIGEEISSGRADLGLSRILPIQANIKSIVVHQESVILVGPYKGKVKEELSEQLIFNQYRLITHNHPDYWDLLLKDVKRHYPTVQTMAVNQVEVTKRFIEEGLGASYLPLTVVKDEIGRNKMEAIQPDKIIPPKSATYLLTKVVTDEVRLFTDFLQESTLIW from the coding sequence ATGGAAATAAAGTGGATGAAAACGTTCGTTGTAACGGCCAAATACGAGAATTTCAGAAAAACATCAGAAGAGCTTTTTTTAACACAGCCGGCTGTCACAAAGCATATTAAAAGGCTAGAGGAGACACTGAACATACATTTATTTGAAAGAAACGGCAATAAGGTAGCCCTTACGCCAGCGGGCCACCGGTTCTATACATATGCTAAGGAATTAGTAGAGAAGTATGAGCGAGGAATGGAAGAATTTGAAGCTTGGAAGCAGGGGTACAGCCGAAAGCTGGTAATTGCCGCTGCACCTCAAATTGCTTCGTCCTTTCTTCCAGCTATGCTGCGCACATTCATGGATGAAAACCCGGATATAGAGGTGGTCATCAATGTGCTGAAATCCTATGATATTGGAGAGGAAATCAGTTCTGGAAGAGCAGACTTAGGACTTTCCAGAATTCTCCCGATTCAAGCCAATATTAAAAGCATCGTTGTTCATCAAGAATCTGTCATATTAGTAGGCCCATATAAGGGAAAGGTGAAAGAGGAGCTAAGTGAGCAACTGATTTTCAATCAATACCGGCTGATTACTCATAATCACCCGGACTATTGGGATCTTCTTTTAAAAGATGTGAAAAGGCATTATCCCACGGTTCAGACAATGGCCGTGAATCAAGTGGAGGTCACAAAACGCTTTATCGAAGAAGGGCTTGGTGCCTCCTATCTGCCCCTGACAGTGGTGAAGGATGAAATTGGCAGGAACAAGATGGAAGCGATCCAGCCGGATAAAATTATTCCGCCCAAATCGGCTACCTATCTCTTAACAAAAGTAGTAACAGATGAAGTTCGGTTATTTACCGATTTTTTACAAGAATCAACGTTAATCTGGTAA
- a CDS encoding sensor domain-containing diguanylate cyclase gives MKYTGRIVAMSIFMLSSACFKINDFISLGYIPIYEFIYSAIWVLPIWWAGKKYDESKFYFKQLQQTEEKYRIITENVYDLIKIIDKEGIIKYASPSHQKLLGNAPDEYIGKHLLHGIHPDYTETILSMLSSFNPKNAHLLPYTVQRQHQNGSWIWLETYAQPLLDTKGNVQQFILTSRDITEKKNYEERLKELAFHDSLTNLPNRRLFKEKVTQSIREAERYNRKMAVMYIDIDDFKPINDQYGHDIGDELLKQFALRIKGCIRKADVVARLGGDEFVVLLSEIRHQEDSQLIAGKIMEVLRQPWVIKEYTFVTTSCIGIAIYEKSEDYYSIMKRADMALYQAKKTGKNNFITSDGFAAEFTV, from the coding sequence ATGAAGTATACTGGAAGAATAGTTGCTATGAGTATTTTTATGCTTTCCTCTGCTTGCTTTAAAATAAATGATTTTATCAGCTTAGGATACATACCGATATATGAATTCATTTATTCTGCGATATGGGTGCTGCCGATATGGTGGGCAGGAAAAAAATACGATGAATCCAAGTTTTATTTTAAACAACTGCAACAGACGGAAGAAAAATATCGGATCATAACTGAAAATGTCTACGATTTAATCAAAATTATCGATAAAGAGGGAATAATCAAGTATGCATCTCCCTCACATCAAAAGTTATTGGGAAATGCCCCTGATGAATATATAGGCAAGCATTTATTGCATGGTATCCATCCCGATTATACGGAAACTATTTTATCCATGTTATCTAGCTTCAATCCTAAAAATGCCCATTTATTGCCCTACACGGTACAAAGGCAGCATCAAAATGGCTCCTGGATTTGGTTGGAGACTTATGCCCAGCCATTGCTGGACACGAAAGGAAATGTCCAACAATTTATTTTGACTTCGAGAGATATTACGGAAAAGAAAAACTATGAAGAAAGATTAAAAGAATTGGCTTTTCATGATTCCCTTACAAATCTCCCGAACCGCAGGCTATTCAAAGAAAAAGTTACTCAATCTATTCGCGAAGCCGAACGCTATAACCGCAAGATGGCAGTCATGTACATTGACATTGATGACTTTAAGCCCATTAATGATCAATATGGACACGATATTGGAGATGAACTATTAAAACAGTTCGCGTTAAGAATAAAAGGCTGTATTCGAAAAGCGGACGTTGTCGCTCGACTGGGTGGGGATGAATTTGTTGTCCTGCTTTCCGAGATCAGGCATCAAGAGGATTCTCAATTAATCGCAGGAAAAATTATGGAAGTTCTGCGGCAGCCCTGGGTCATTAAAGAATACACTTTTGTCACCACTTCCTGCATTGGCATTGCCATCTATGAGAAAAGCGAGGATTACTATTCCATCATGAAGAGAGCAGACATGGCCTTATATCAAGCTAAAAAAACAGGCAAAAATAACTTTATTACATCTGACGGATTTGCTGCAGAATTTACCGTTTAA